A genomic region of Lates calcarifer isolate ASB-BC8 linkage group LG9, TLL_Latcal_v3, whole genome shotgun sequence contains the following coding sequences:
- the sigmar1 gene encoding sigma non-opioid intracellular receptor 1 → MLATQEPLLPTRRARHSIGPTAISRPHLSRKKLSAVLHASSADRVCGATCVFLPLCAHVVRPAAAAAAAAATSASLSVRVVSTMSVVKTSLKLFVFAAVTVLALLLLRNWMATKQYVFSKEDVAKLAKQYAGQDHEQAFSKVVVELRKRYPGHILPDEDLQWVFVNAGGWMGSMCLLHASLTEYLLLFGTAVDTGGHSGRYWAEISDTIISGTFRQWKEGTTKSETYYPGDTIVHGVGEATSVQWSAGTWMVEYGRGFIPSTLGFALADTLFSTQDFLTMFYTVRVYIKGLLLEAGTLLTEAGIF, encoded by the exons ATGCTGGCAACCCAGGAGCCGCTGTTGCCTACACGACGAGCTCGGCATTCGATTGGCCCGACAGCGATATCCCGCCCCCACCTGAGCAGGAAGAAGCTGTCAGCTGTACTCCACGCCTCCTCTGCCGATCGCGTGTGTGGAGCAACCTGTGTCTTCCTCCCCTTGTGTGCACATGTAgtcagacctgctgctgctgctgctgctgccgctgctacTTCTGCGTCTCTGTCTGTACGTGTTGTTTCAACCATGTCTGTTGTCAAAACGAgtttaaaactgtttgtgttcgCCGCAGTCACCGTCCTGGCCCTGCTACTGCTGCGGAACTGGATGGCCACCAAGCAGTACGTTTTCAGCAAAGAAGACGTCGCCAAATTGGCCAAACAGTACGCAG GTCAAGACCATGAGCAGGCCTTCTCCAAAGTGGTGGTGGAGCTCAGGAAGAG GTATCCTGGCCACATTCTGCCAGACGAGGACCTGCAGTGGGTGTTTGTGAATGCTGGAGGCTGGATGGGCTCCATGTGTCTGCTGCACGCTTCGCTCACAGAGTACTTGCTGTTGTTTGGtactgcagtggacacaggagGACACTCAG GTCGTTACTGGGCAGAGATTTCTGACACCATCATCTCCGGAACCTTCAGACAGTGGAAGGAGGGGACAACTAAAAGTGAAACGTACTACCCCG GTGACACCATCGTACACGGTGTAGGTGAGGCGACGTCAGTCCAGTGGAGTGCAGGGACGTGGATGGTGGAATATGGCAGAGGTTTCATCCCCTCCACGCTGGGGTTCGCTCTGGCTGACACCCTATTCAGCACCCAGGACTTCCTCACAATGTTCTACACTGTACGTGTCTATATCAAGGGTTTGCTGCTGGAGGCTGGTACACTACTTACAGAAGCTGGAATTTTCTGA